A single window of Hylaeus volcanicus isolate JK05 chromosome 8, UHH_iyHylVolc1.0_haploid, whole genome shotgun sequence DNA harbors:
- the LOC128881032 gene encoding uncharacterized protein LOC128881032 yields the protein MFAEIGAEGYQPMTSFIEENLFKLQCLIKATEIQHSAQCEYGKKLFLALTTGNAEIFLYYKKNSTCAPIIKRIPWFQGSHKEISTLCFHSTGSWLLAASVDGSVYIIPALCLVDNNCDIDQRWTSDDITSFPSISLQSSHSKPTAIVWWQDTVTSAEIGIIGTEYGEIIFINLESGHQTIVARINGNIASLHICCNEITNRVSLLITSQSKQQWRLLLKQHAYSCLQHLENGETYNSLHGSDNTYDPTKTFAATRSRLQGLTQLSAKNIGRLRRKFIEKKYQSLDMANNRNTHNTTINFDSSMEVNQNQITPEPISNNTFLLSQSDRDGQQLYTCYHAITNHITVHGPDFSTVPLSVHKLFESCRNVLLTQRFFFITDSSQRLIYIISDRLSETRANDNCKFNPESIIGHFSLASSKEVIRAVYRAIDFTHNSSTPVSQDTKSKYTLPKGIKDIEVELLQVDTCIIVTNHSVYKVVLRKSVVSIFMELVLKDNEPEKAIKLALVFGINAQQLLEQASDILLSNKQFSRAVACYKLSKCKVLKSVLKYASVGYTANVLRCLTQFLASPAISKLPVTTRIHLSNLCVLAFIEMTLRVPPQKSRITYKEFLHFLSTNPFYDELLAVNISGQTCLWEVLHHLATQKCLYGQMLEVLMKTIHSFSTNNFHPTSYGMLICISEPSLIQAMLVNPELARSHMSFILDGLQDSQIFVLQRLVTLYDPTNPVIRPRIIQCRLRHRTTSQSSQSSQCDSIDLLVNEDGDALVEEIIETFLLILLTLIYKKSTLDQEPTIACNIELLGFKKSQNNSNSVADFKRRALCAGYYHVILIRNGNVYTWGSSVQGCLGTGPSLLWYGTAQDIPFFWLMELEVFSVSCGHCHTLAVTNNGVYAWGSSQFGQLGLGKIVQCSSPELVTSLAQEIIVDAVAGQYHSVALTADGRVFTWGWGVHGQLGHGNTDEKDTPTLVTSLLGVFIRSISAGHAHTLALSAEGIVYAFGCNVFGQLGIGSNVKSSVPMKVSLPENIYLVTTRYFHNLAVSHTNKLYVWGASPQVLRWQAQTQKRNRILEQRDAIVKQFENIEEFENVTDHPSTNDTGEEALESNAQPKTVTSTETRRKQLDMCLKNVEIGSLEENQAHLKPSLVDTSLVVGNIVQISTGCHHNALVTKNGSLYTWGRNLDGQIGNGTKREVLIPTPLCYNPASIFAQVPPRHNAHDRGEEEHELDGGAKNSTANDTNGNLNAESRSFQAEGNEFKEKGNSVIKTVGVCCGYDYTVAIQSGGTVLAWGNNRRAQLGRLPPEARLDTEDKLVLIKKRVARIPNLIHIALDVPTQVPNLPAPVISYLSYDMPPLAGTVRPLSVIEKTPGELTLHYALEYFYGMYDSSRVMDKCIELENFQACSKIAMLQHNISDAFVYQLKILRALSLRFNSKVSSESVCHETDQKTADASNSKRKSSSTRHVKKNTELFNKQVEKNLIDSVEDCAAKNKMKIPASRSLNSLQLLQEELYTFDCQGGSEELCKDMKCENTPLDIFEDTFDSDISSDSEEWMENIIFKDDRLRKQEKPVESNVDNSLTSTVKNEGTDKEYNEAFYENKVSHSREDIVINEAIKVIKFFLREMETETDTVKCKILQDALDFWIEHNLPMQSIENVFLEHIQSIFYPLGLLLFCQEIMEKYLDMNKNDTEVKSLIVINFFSTKFCLEVCSMLLHHIGQGQHTPEFIKLLSSLTADHYGPPLTGYPGSSGNSTSKQMIEGVMSTVSFDAPDSRSFVHIKDPDSVYRFLAAEEDTMVFTCGHHFPLSMYETEVIPTMQTELLTSDSLVLPCTAQYLEKMLSETSKPEILCPSCIPRALGSLVKKNNG from the exons ATGTTCGCAGAAATAGGAGCAGAAGGCTATCAGCCAATGACAAGTTTCATAGAAGAAAACCTGTTCAAGCTGCAATGTTTGATTAAGGCAACAGAAATACAACACAGTGCTCAATGCGAATatggaaagaaattatttttagccCTCACAACTGGGAATgcagaaatttttttgtattacaaaaaGAACTCTACATGTGCtccaattattaaaagaattcctTGGTTTCAAGGGTCTCACAAGGAAATTTCAACATTATGTTTTCATTCTACGGGATCATGGTTGCTTGCAGCAAGTGTAGATGGATCCGTGTATATAATTCCTGCTCTGTGCTTGGTCGATAATAATTGTGACATAGACCAAAGATGGACCAGCGATGATATAACATCTTTTCCTTCTATTAGTTTGCAATCCTCTCATTCaaa acCCACCGCAATAGTATGGTGGCAAGATACAGTAACGTCAGCCGAAATTGGTATTATTGGAACCGAATATGGAgagattatatttataaatcttGAAAGTGGTCATCAAACAATTGTTGCGCGTATCAATGGGAATATCGCCAGTCTGCATATTTGTTGCAATGAAATTACCAATAGGGTGTCTCTCTTGATAACAAGTCAATCCAAACAGCAGTGGAGATTACTGTTAAAGCAGCATGCCTACAGTTGTTTGCAACATTTAGAAAATGGAGAAACTTACAATTCGTTACACGGGAGCGATAATACCTATGATCCCACAAAAACGTTTGCTGCTACTAGATCCAGATTGCAAGGACTCACCCAACTGTCCGCCAAGAATATTGGACGACTTAGAcgaaaatttatagaaaaaaaatatcagagtttag ATATGGCAAATAATCGTAATACTCATAAtacaacaattaattttgattcgtCCATGGAAGTGAATCAGAATCAAATAACACCTGAACCAATATCAAATAACACTTTCCTCTTATCACAGTCAGATAGAGATGGTCAACAGTTGTATACATGTTACCATGCTATTACAAATCATATAACA GTACATGGACCTGATTTTTCTACCGTACCTTTATCAGTGCATAAACTGTTTGAATCATGTAGAAATGTTTTACTAActcaacgttttttttttattactgacTCCAGTCaacgtttaatatatataatatcggACAGATTATCCGAAACACGTGCAAATGATAACTGTAAATTTAATCCAGAGTCCATCATCGGTCACTTTTCTTTAGCGAGTAGTAAAGAAGTGATACGCGCTGTATACAGAGCTATCGATTTTACGCATAATTCATCGACACCAGTTTCTCAAGATACTAAAAGCAAATACACATTACCAAAGGGAATAAAAGATATCGAAGTTGAGTTGCTTCAGGTGGATACTTGTATAATTGTAACAAATCATTCTGTGTATAAAGTTGTTCTGAG aAAGTCGGTGgtatcaatttttatggaaCTAGTATTGAAAGATAATGAACCCGAGAAAGCGATAAAATTGGCTCTGGTATTTGGCATTAATGCGCAACAGTTACTAGAACAAGCCAGCGACATACTTTTGtcgaataaacaattttcgcgCGCTGTGGCTTGCTATAAATTATCGAAA TGTAAAGTATTGAAGAGTGTATTAAAGTATGCATCCGTTGGATATACGGCGAATGTGTTGAGGTGTCTCACACAGTTTTTAGCCTCTCCAGCAATTAGTAAGCTGCCTGTCACAACAAGAATTCATCTTTCTAACTTATGTGTACTTGCGTTTATTGAAATGACGCTTAGAGTACCACCTCAAAAATCTAGAATTACTTACAAAGAGTTTTT ACATTTCCTATCTACAAATCCTTTTTATGATGAACTGTTAGCGGTTAATATTTCTGGTCAAACATGTCTATGGGAAGTCTTGCATCACTTAGCTACACAGAAATGTCTTTATGGACAAATGTTGGAAGTACTCATGAAGACAATACATTCTTTCAGcacaaacaattttcatccGACATCGT aTGGTATGTTAATATGCATAAGCGAACCAAGTTTGATACAAGCGATGTTAGTGAATCCTGAGTTAGCTAGAAGTCATATGTCGTTTATTCTTGACGGTCTTCAAGattctcaaatttttgtacttcAG AGGTTAGTAACATTGTATGATCCAACGAATCCAGTAATAAGACCTAGGATAATACAATGTAGACTGCGCCATAGAACCACTTCTCAAAGTTCTCAATCTAGTCAATGTGATTCTATAGATCTCCTTGTAAAT GAGGATGGCGACGCATTGGTAGAAGAAATTATAGAAActtttttactaattttattgaCTTTGATTTATAAGAAGTCTACCTTAGATCAAGAACCTACTATTGCATGCAACATTGAATTATTAGGATTTAAGAAG AGTCAAAATAATTCCAATTCAGTTGCCGATTTCAAAAGAAGGGCATTATGTGCCGGATACTATCATGTTATTCTTATCAGAAACGGAAATGTTTATACTTGGGGAAGTTCTGTACAGGGATGTTTag GAACTGGTCCGTCCCTGTTGTGGTATGGCACGGCTCAGGATATACCTTTCTTTTGGCTGATGGAGCTCGAAGTTTTCAGCGTATCGTGTGGCCATTGTCATACTTTAGCGGTGACCAATAACGGTGTTTACGCCTGGGGCTCGAGTCAGTTTGGCCAGTTGGGTTTGGGCAAAATTGTACAATGTTCTAGCCCGGAATTAGTCACATCTTTGGCTCAAGAAATAATCGTCGACGCAGTGGCTGGACAATATCATTCCGTTGCGTTGACCGCTGATGGGAGAGTCTTTACATGGGGTTGGGGCGTTCATGGTCAATTGGGTCATGGCAATACCGATGAAAAAGATACTCCTACGTTAGTGACATCGTTACTTGGTGTATTCATACGTTCTATTAGCGCTGGGCATGCGCATACACTAGCTCTCTCAGCGGAGGGTATCGTGTATGCGTTTGGATGTAATGTTTTCGGACAATTAGGTATAGGTAGTAACGTTAAAAGTTCTGTGCCAATGAAAGTATCGTTACCAGAAAACATATATCTCGTCACAACTAGATACTTCCACAAT CTTGCCGTTAGTCACACAAACAAATTGTACGTATGGGGAGCTAGCCCGCAAGTTCTACGGTGGCAAGCACAAACTCAAAAGAGGAATCGAATATTGGAGCAGCGAGACGCTATCGTCAAGCagtttgaaaatatcgagGAGTTTGAAAACGTCACGGACCACCCGAGCACAAATGACACGGGCGAAGAGGCACTGGAAAGTAATGCACAACCAAAGACGGTAACCAGTACGGAGACGAGAAGAAAACAGTTAGACATGTGTTTAAAGAACGTCGAAATCGGGTCACTCGAAGAGAATCAAGCACATTTAAAGCCATCCCTTGTAGATACGAGTTTAGTGGTAGGAAATATTGTACAG ATATCGACTGGCTGTCACCACAACGCTCTTGTAACGAAGAACGGATCGCTTTACACTTGGGGACGAAATTTGGATGGTCAGATCGGCAATGGTACCAAACGGGAGGTATTAATTCCCACGCCATTGTGTTACAATCCTGCTTCTATCTTCGCACAAGTACCTCCAAGGCATAATGCTCACGATCGAGGGGAAGAAGAACATGAATTAGACGGCGGAGCAAAGAATTCCACCGCGAATGAtacaaatggaaatttaaacgCCGAATCTAGATCATTCCAGGCGGAGGGTAACGAATTtaaggaaaaaggaaattctgtaattaaaaCAGTTGGTGTCTGCTGTGGATATGATTACACAGTGGCTATACAATCAG GGGGTACAGTTTTGGCTTGGGGTAACAATAGAAGAGCTCAGTTAGGTCGTCTTCCTCCCGAGGCACGCTTGGACACCGAGGACAAGCTTGTGTTGATTAAAAAGAGAGTTGCGCGAATTCCAAATCTTATACACATAGCTCTGGATGTGCCTACTCAAGTTCCTAACCTTCCAGCTCCTGTAATTTCTTATCTGAGTTATGACATGCCTCCTCTGGCGGGTACTGTTCGTCCTTTAAGCGTTATCGAGAAAACACCAGGTGAATTAACGTTGCATTATGCGCTCGAATACTTCTACGGCATGTACGATTCTTCAAGAGTCATGGATAAG TGCATCGagttggaaaattttcaagcttGCTCAAAAATAGCTATGCTACAGCATAATATTTCTGATGCATTCGTCTACCAACTAAAGATATTGCGCGCGCTGAGCCTTCGATTTAACTCGAAAGTATCATCGGAAAGTGTATGCCACGAGACAGACCAAAAGACTGCGGACGCATCTAATTCGAAAAGAAAGTCTTCGTCGACTCGTCACGTCAAGAAGAATACCGAACTGTTCAACAAACAAGTAGAAAAGAATTTGATCGATTCCGTTGAAGATTGCGCTGCTAAGAATAAGATGAAAATTCCTGCGAGCAGATCGTTGAACAGTTTGCAACTACTACAAGAAGAGCTGTACACGTTCGACTGCCAAGGTGGTTCCGAGGAATTATGCAAGGATATGAAATGCGAGAATACACCTTTGGACATTTTTGAAGACACTTTCGATTCTGATATTAGTTCCGATTCGGAAGAATGGATGGAAAACATTATCTTCAAAGACGATCGGTTACGAAAGCAGGAGAAACCAGTTGAATCCAATGTTGATAATTCGTTAACTTCCACCGTGAAAAACGAAGGAACAGATAAAGAGTATAACGAAgcattttatgaaaataaagtttcacaTTCTCGAGAAGATATTGTAATCAACGAAGCTATAAAAGTGATTAAGTTCTTCTTAAGGGAGATGGAAACGGAAACGGATACGGTGAAGTGTAAAATATTACAGGATGCTCTGGACTTCTGGATTGAACACAATTTACCAATGCAGAGTATAGAGAATGTGTTTTTGGAACATATCCAGTCGATTTTTTATCCTCtcggattattattattctg tcAAGAAATAATGGAGAAATACTTGGATATGAACAAGAATGATACGGAAGTTAAAAGTTTGATCGTAATTAACTTCTTCTCTACCAAATTCTGTCTTGAAGTCTGTTCCATGTTGTTGCATCATATCGGTCAAG GTCAACATACACctgaatttattaaactacTGTCTTCTTTAACGGCTGACCATTATGGGCCACCGCTCACTGGATATCCAGGTTCGAGTGGAAATAGTACTTCGAAACAAATGATAGAAGGAGTTATGAGCACCGTGTCGTTTGACGCTCCCGATTCTAGGTCGTTTGTACATATTAAG GATCCAGATTCAGTCTACCGATTCCTCGCGGCTGAAGAAGATACGATGGTATTCACATGTGGACATCATTTCCCACTGTCCATGTATGAAACAGAAGTGATTCCGACAATGCAAACCGAGTTGTTAACATCCGATTCGCTGGTTCTTCCGTGTACAGCTCAGTACTTAGAGAAAATGTTATCTGAGACGTCTAAGCCAGAAATACTGTGTCCTTCGTGCATACCACGAGCACTGGGATCACTGGTGAAGAAGAATAATGGATGA
- the LOC128881034 gene encoding phosphoenolpyruvate carboxykinase [GTP]-like, with translation MSARFDLFRWPSLVNASFRYTKRFPVLTGPIRRTSATLRYPRPANSIDVPEAARQSGYPILSHRTIPATGRILKMPHAVDVHLPRVSRLLATHAAKNPSIDNKYDYIGKTPTEPLAPKLRAYIEECASLCCPKDIYICDGSEAENIHLLNLLEKEGTISPLPKFENCWLARTNPADVARVEKRTFISTDNKHDTVATPREGVTGELGNWISPPDMNKAILERFPGCMKNRTMYVIPFSMGPVGSPLSKIGIEITDSPYVVCSMRIMTRMGKKILETLGNDDFVKCLHSVGSPKSGSSVQVNSSWPCDPERTIILHKPAENEIVSYGSGYGGNSLLGKKCFALRIGSTIARKEGWLAEHMLILGITNPKGKKRYIAAAFPSACGKTNLAMMQPSLPGYKIECVGDDIAWMKFDQEGKLRAINPENGFFGVAPGTSWATNPNAMKTIFKNTIFTNVAAVSDGGVFWEGMEKEIAGNVAITDWRGNQWTGGSKMPAAHPNSRFCTPAKQCPIIDPAWEDPVGVPIDAILFGGRRPEGVPLIYEARNWQHGVFIGASMRSEATAAAEHQGKVIMHDPFAMRPFFGYNFGHYLDHWLSMAKVENAKLPMIFHVNWFRKTADGKFLWPGYGENSRVLDWILRRIDGEDVAVDSPIGLLPKLDSFNLEGMQNNVNMEELFRLPRSFWHKEVKDLREYFDAQVGADLPQAIRSELDLLATKIEML, from the exons ATGTCCGCGAGATTCGATCTATTCCGCTGGCCGAGCCTGGTCAACGCCAGCTTCCGTTACACAAAACGTTTCCCCGTGCTGACTGGACCAATCAGGAGGACCAGCGCGACCCTCAGGTACCCACGTCCTGCAAATTCGATCGATGTCCCCGAGGCTGCTCGACAGTCAGGATACCCCATTCTGAGCCATCGGACCATCCCCGCGACCGGAAGGATCCTCAAGATGCCTCACGCGGTCGACGTTCATCTACCAAG AGTGTCCAGGTTGCTGGCGACTCACGCAGCGAAGAACCCATCCATCGATAATAAATACGACTACATAGGGAAGACACCTACGGAACCCCTGGCTCCCAAACTTCGTGCTTACATCGAGGAGTGCGCGTCGCTATGCTGCCCTAAAGACATCTACATCTGCGACGGAAGCGAAGCGGAGAACATCCATCTGTTGAATCTACTCGAGAAGGAAGGCACCATCTCGCCCTTACCAAAATTCGAGAATTG TTGGCTGGCCAGAACGAATCCAGCTGATGTGGCCCGCGTGGAGAAGCGCACGTTCATCAGCACAGACAACAAGCACGACACAGTCGCCACGCCTCGCGAAGGCGTCACTGGAGAACTGGGTAACTGGATCTCCCCGCCGGACATGAACAAAGCCATCCTAGAACGTTTCCCGGGATGCATGAAAA ATCGCACGATGTACGTCATACCGTTCAGCATGGGTCCAGTAGGCTCTCCGCTCTCGAAAATCGGCATAGAGATCACGGACTCCCCATACGTAGTCTGCTCCATGAGAATAATGACCAGGATGGGAAAGAAGATCCTCGAGACCCTCGGAAACGACGACTTTGTCAAATGCTTGCACTCTGTAGGCTCTCCAAAATCGGGCTCGAGCGTTCAAGTGAACTCTTCGTGGCCCTGCGATCCGGAGAGGACGATCATCCTTCACAAACCAGCGGAAAACGAGATCGTTTCTTATGGAAGCGGTTATGGCGGGAACTCCTTGTTGGGCAAAAAGTGCTTCGCCCTGAGGATTGGCTCGACCATCGCTAGGAAGGAGGGCTGGCTCGCTGAACACATGCTC ATACTGGGTATCACGAATCCAAAAGGTAAAAAGCGTTACATCGCCGCCGCGTTCCCCAGCGCCTGCGGTAAGACGAATCTAGCCATGATGCAGCCGTCGTTGCCTGGTTACAAGATCGAGTGCGTTGGCGACGACATCGCCTGGATGAAGTTCGACCAGGAGGGCAAGCTGCGCGCCATCAATCCTGAGAACGGATTCTTCGGGGTCGCGCCAGGTACCAGCTGGGCCACGAACCCGAACGCCATGAAGACCATCTTCAAGAACACGATCTTCACGAACGTGGCAGCCGTCAGCGACGGTGGAGTCTTCTGGGAGGGTATGGAGAAGGAGATCGCCGGGAACGTCGCG ATCACCGACTGGAGAGGCAACCAATGGACCGGGGGATCCAAGATGCCTGCAGCGCACCCGAATTCAAGATTCTGCACCCCTGCCAAGCAGTGCCCCATCATCGATCCTGCTTGGGAGGATCCAGTCGGTGTTCCCATAGACGCTATTCTTTTCGGAGGACGAAGGCCTGAGGGTGTTCCTCTAATTTACGAAGCGCGAAACTGGCAGCACGGTGTCTTCATTGGGGCTTCGATGAGGTCCGAGGCAACTGCTGCTGCCGAGCATCAG GGCAAGGTGATCATGCACGACCCGTTCGCGATGAGACCCTTCTTCGGCTACAACTTCGGCCACTACCTCGACCATTGGCTGAGCATGGCCAAAGTGGAGAACGCCAAACTACCAATGATATTCCACGTGAATTGGTTCAGGAAAACCGCAGACGGGAAGTTCCTCTGGCCAGGATACGGCGAGAACTCTCGCGTCCTGGACTGGATCCTCCGCAGGATCGATGGCGAGGACGTCGCCGTAGACTCCCCCATCGGTCTTTTGCCGAAATTAGATTCGTTTAACTTGGAAGGCATGCAGAACAACGTGAACATGGAGGAATTGTTCAGATTACCGAGAAGCTTCTGGCATAAAGAAGTGAAGGACCTCAGGGAATACTTCGACGCGCAAGTCGGTGCCGATTTGCCGCAAGCTATACGATCCGAGCTCGATCTTCTCGCTACTAAGATCGAAATGCTTTAA
- the LOC128881039 gene encoding mediator of RNA polymerase II transcription subunit 22-like, with product MAAQRALPQSKEALLKSYTTRLKDDVKSMLENFEEIIKLAKGENDSQLSRMTQCEQDTYEMHVRAANIVRAGESLMKLVSDIKQYLILNDFPSVNEAIAQNSKLFRTKQAECDQKLASLRDDMAADLYDLEEEYYTSIYK from the exons ATGGCAGCACAACGAGCATTGCCTCAAAGCAAAGAAGCTTTATTAAAGTCTTACACGACGAGATTAAAAGACGACGTGAAGTCGATGCTGGAAAATTTCGAAG AAATCATCAAGCTTGCCAAAGGAGAAAACGATTCCCAATTATCTCGGATGACACAATGCGAACAAGACACGTATGAAATGCACGTCAGAGCAGCCAATATTGTGCGCGCTGGAGAATCCCTAATGAAACTTGTCTCCGATATAAAGCAATACCTCATACTGAACGATTTTCCCTCTGTAAATGAAGCCATAGCACAAAACAGTAAATTGTTCAGGACAAAGCAAGCGGAATGCGATCAGAAACTGGCATCCTTGAGGGACGACATGGCCGCCGATCTGTACGATTTGGAAGAGGAATATTATACGtctatatacaaataa